A segment of the Streptomyces diastaticus subsp. diastaticus genome:
TTCGCCACGCGGCTCCCGATGACGGCGCCCGGTACAGCAGGAGGAGGAGACGTGGCATCAACCCCCGACGGCTCGCAGCCCTACTGGGCCCATGGCTACGGCCAGGGCCGGCCTCAGGGGCAGGGTGACGACGCCCCCGCGAACCCGTACGACTTCCCCTCCTCCGCGCCAGGCGGCCAGCAGCCTTACCAGAACCCGGGCCACCATCCGGGTCCCTACGGGCAGCCGTACGAGCAGCAGCCGTACCAGCAGCCGCCGGCGCCGCGGACCGAACCGGTGCAGCCTCCGCAGCAGCGCGGGGCGCCGTCGTCTGCCGGCCAGGGCGCGAGCAACCCGCTGGTGCGCCCGTACGCGATGACCGGCGGCCGTACGCGGCCGCGCTACCAGCTCGCCATCGAGGCGCTGGTGCACACCACGGCCGATCCCTCCCGGATGCAGGGGCAGTTGCCCGAGCATCAGCGGATCTGCCACCTGTGCCACGAGATCAAGTCGGTCGCCGAGATCTCGGCACTCCTCTCCATACCCCTTGGTGTGGCCCGGATCCTCGTCGCCGATTTGGCGGAGGCCGG
Coding sequences within it:
- a CDS encoding DUF742 domain-containing protein; the encoded protein is MASTPDGSQPYWAHGYGQGRPQGQGDDAPANPYDFPSSAPGGQQPYQNPGHHPGPYGQPYEQQPYQQPPAPRTEPVQPPQQRGAPSSAGQGASNPLVRPYAMTGGRTRPRYQLAIEALVHTTADPSRMQGQLPEHQRICHLCHEIKSVAEISALLSIPLGVARILVADLAEAGLVAIHQPGGDENAGGQPDVTLLERVLSGLRKL